One stretch of Schlesneria sp. DSM 10557 DNA includes these proteins:
- a CDS encoding DUF1553 domain-containing protein, with protein sequence MSGGLHSWIHTAHLVALTVMFVATNSVIGRELPTASSAPDTSSFYRGVNLNGPPVVIDGNQWEGHQAKWLQCNDRAFENQLVPLDPPTDPERTKMIRSSRWGGNEVTINDIPPGRYTVYLYVWEDNDPEIYHVSINGAEVLSRHNSGQAGHWDKLGPWLINVKNQQIKITSKGGAANFSGIEVWQGERDSSTEPSTAEAEFFEKRIRPLLVNHCYECHSSESNEVQGRLLVDSRSALRKGGDRGAAIVPGDLELSLLIKAVRYGESQLQMPPDRKLADHEIADLEHWVKMGAPDPRTRATKVSSKTIDLNSARSFWSYRPLVTTVVPTPTKSTARNEIDSFIEAELEKRELTPLPLADKRTLIRRATFDLTGLPPTPEEIDAFLEDSSEDAFESVINRLLESPHYGERWGRHWLDVVRYSDSAGDNSDFPIPQMYLYRNWVIDAFNRDLPYDQFVREQLAGDLMESNRWDERNQRVIATGYLANARRFGSRVDDYPTHLTIEDTIDNLGRTFLGQSINCARCHDHKFDPITIDDYYGLYGFFSSTRYPWPGIELDQMQRDLVPLVPAEQARNALIAHQNREKELEAELARLEKELSEADNANRSALNQQVAAARKQVNRHKKTLPDIPYAYAVAEGTQVDNVAIQFKGNPETRGEVVRRRFPTVLGGQELSLNDLSSGRMALADWIVDPANPLTSRVMVNRIWLRHFGRGLVTTPNEFGKQGKPPSNPALLDWLASRFIESGWSIKSMHRLIMQSRTYQTESVQDPATIPGDPANEFLSGFPRNRLDAETIRDTLLFVGGNLDTRSGGPHPFPPSSEWDFTQHHPFKAIYETNQRSVYLMTQRIQRHPYLAIFDGPDTSVSTPQRSTSTTPLQSLYFMNNSFVHQQAELVAARLRSERSDDSSRIDLVYVRLLGRPPRQEERSAGLHYLKAVKVVLAEAGKTSEESQAQAWVSYVRSLFLLNEFVYVD encoded by the coding sequence ATGTCTGGTGGCTTACATTCATGGATTCACACTGCCCACTTAGTGGCGCTGACGGTGATGTTCGTCGCGACAAATTCGGTGATCGGTCGAGAACTTCCCACGGCCTCGAGCGCGCCGGATACCTCATCGTTTTATCGTGGCGTGAATCTGAACGGCCCGCCCGTCGTCATTGATGGCAATCAATGGGAGGGACACCAGGCAAAATGGCTTCAGTGCAACGATCGCGCTTTCGAGAATCAACTCGTGCCGCTTGATCCTCCGACGGACCCGGAGCGGACAAAAATGATTCGCAGCAGTCGCTGGGGTGGAAACGAGGTGACGATCAACGATATCCCGCCGGGACGATACACCGTCTATTTGTACGTCTGGGAAGATAACGATCCCGAGATCTATCATGTTTCGATCAACGGTGCGGAAGTGCTGTCGCGTCATAACAGCGGCCAAGCGGGGCACTGGGACAAACTGGGACCCTGGCTGATCAATGTGAAAAATCAGCAGATCAAAATCACCAGCAAAGGTGGGGCAGCAAACTTTTCAGGGATTGAAGTCTGGCAGGGAGAACGAGACAGTTCGACCGAGCCGTCGACTGCTGAGGCGGAGTTCTTTGAAAAGCGGATTCGCCCACTTCTTGTAAACCACTGTTACGAATGTCATAGCTCAGAGTCGAACGAAGTTCAGGGGCGTCTCCTTGTTGACTCACGATCTGCTCTGCGGAAAGGGGGGGACCGAGGGGCCGCGATTGTGCCCGGCGACCTTGAACTCAGCCTGCTGATCAAAGCCGTGCGGTATGGGGAGTCTCAACTGCAAATGCCACCAGACCGAAAGCTGGCGGACCATGAGATTGCGGATCTGGAGCATTGGGTGAAAATGGGAGCACCCGATCCACGGACGCGGGCCACGAAAGTTTCCAGTAAAACGATTGATCTGAATTCCGCACGGAGCTTCTGGTCCTATCGGCCACTCGTCACGACCGTGGTGCCGACGCCGACGAAAAGCACTGCTCGAAACGAGATTGATTCTTTCATCGAGGCAGAACTCGAGAAACGGGAACTCACTCCACTTCCCTTGGCCGACAAACGGACCCTAATTCGACGGGCGACGTTCGATCTGACAGGACTTCCGCCGACTCCCGAGGAAATTGATGCGTTTTTGGAAGACTCGTCAGAAGACGCATTTGAATCAGTCATCAATCGCTTGCTCGAGTCACCTCACTATGGAGAACGCTGGGGACGACATTGGCTGGATGTCGTGCGGTATTCCGATTCCGCAGGTGACAATTCCGATTTTCCCATCCCTCAGATGTACCTGTATCGGAACTGGGTGATTGACGCTTTTAACCGAGATCTGCCCTATGACCAGTTTGTCCGCGAACAACTGGCAGGTGACCTGATGGAGTCGAATCGCTGGGATGAGCGAAACCAGCGCGTGATTGCGACGGGGTACCTCGCCAACGCCCGACGTTTTGGATCGCGCGTTGATGACTATCCGACACATCTGACCATTGAAGACACCATCGACAATCTGGGGCGGACATTCCTGGGCCAATCAATCAATTGTGCCCGCTGTCACGACCATAAGTTCGATCCCATAACGATCGACGATTATTATGGCCTGTATGGCTTTTTCAGCAGCACGCGCTATCCATGGCCAGGAATCGAACTTGATCAGATGCAGCGTGATCTGGTCCCTCTCGTTCCCGCGGAACAGGCCCGCAATGCTTTGATCGCCCATCAGAATCGCGAAAAAGAACTGGAAGCCGAACTGGCACGACTCGAGAAAGAGCTGTCTGAAGCAGACAACGCCAATCGGTCAGCCTTGAATCAGCAGGTGGCCGCTGCGCGTAAGCAAGTTAATCGACACAAGAAAACTCTCCCCGACATCCCGTATGCATACGCTGTTGCCGAAGGGACTCAAGTCGATAATGTCGCGATCCAGTTCAAGGGGAATCCTGAAACCAGGGGAGAAGTGGTCCGTCGCCGGTTTCCAACTGTTCTAGGTGGACAGGAACTGTCCCTCAATGATTTATCGAGTGGTCGAATGGCACTTGCTGACTGGATCGTGGACCCGGCCAATCCCCTGACATCACGGGTCATGGTGAACCGAATCTGGCTTCGTCATTTCGGACGGGGACTGGTTACGACTCCGAATGAATTCGGGAAGCAGGGAAAACCACCTTCCAATCCTGCACTACTGGACTGGCTGGCGAGCCGATTCATCGAGTCGGGATGGTCCATCAAGTCGATGCATCGGCTCATCATGCAATCTCGCACCTATCAAACCGAATCGGTTCAGGACCCGGCCACGATACCGGGTGATCCTGCGAATGAGTTCTTATCAGGATTTCCCCGCAATCGGCTGGACGCAGAGACAATTCGCGACACATTGCTGTTTGTCGGTGGGAATCTTGATACTCGATCCGGGGGACCGCATCCGTTCCCTCCCAGTTCAGAATGGGATTTCACACAGCACCACCCGTTTAAGGCGATTTACGAGACGAACCAGCGAAGCGTTTACCTGATGACGCAGCGAATTCAGCGACACCCGTATCTTGCGATATTTGACGGACCCGATACGAGCGTCAGTACGCCCCAGAGATCAACGAGCACCACCCCGCTGCAGTCCTTATACTTCATGAATAATTCATTCGTGCATCAGCAGGCAGAACTGGTCGCCGCACGATTGAGAAGCGAACGATCGGACGATAGCTCACGAATCGATCTCGTCTATGTCCGACTACTGGGGCGTCCACCACGCCAGGAGGAGCGTTCCGCCGGACTTCACTATTTGAAGGCTGTTAAGGTCGTGCTGGCCGAGGCGGGCAAGACGAGCGAGGAATCGCAGGCACAGGCTTGGGTCTCGTATGTCCGCTCCCTGTTTCTCTTGAATGAGTTTGTCTATGTCGATTGA
- a CDS encoding substrate-binding domain-containing protein translates to MQRIGLVFGYGLAYYRDILRGIKHFAEQRSDWIFTPLSPDSQSVQSLRSVKFDGLIAHVYSVELAEALIALRKPVVNVSGVLPEQPIYRVSVDHLLVGRMAAEHLLDRGFRHFGYVGYPDHDFSVGRESGFRESLAAAGCTLNTFYEKDLAEVDPTGLWSWNTELPAWLRSLKKPVAVFTSQDIQGVKVSEACRSAGLRVPEDVGILGVDDDDLLCEMTRPSMSSVALPSERIGYEAAFLLSRLMSRRKPLNRAMLLPPREVVARQSTDILCMEDQIVAAAIRYIRDHVHQPIRVANVLKVIPVSRRSLERRFLTTLGRGISQEIRRGHVERAKSLLVGTELPMSEVARLSGFTEGRQLSVVFRQETGQTPTAYRRRHNG, encoded by the coding sequence TTGCAGCGAATCGGGCTCGTATTTGGCTATGGCCTGGCCTACTACCGAGATATCTTGCGAGGAATCAAGCATTTCGCCGAGCAGAGATCCGACTGGATCTTCACGCCCCTGTCTCCCGATTCGCAATCCGTACAGAGCTTGCGCTCAGTAAAATTCGACGGACTCATCGCTCATGTTTACAGCGTCGAGCTTGCTGAAGCGCTGATTGCGCTGCGAAAGCCCGTCGTTAATGTCTCGGGGGTGCTTCCAGAGCAACCCATTTACCGTGTCTCGGTCGACCACCTCCTGGTGGGTCGGATGGCCGCAGAACATCTCCTCGATCGAGGTTTTCGACATTTCGGTTACGTCGGCTATCCCGATCACGATTTTTCAGTCGGTCGTGAATCCGGATTTCGCGAGAGTTTGGCAGCGGCTGGTTGTACCCTCAACACATTCTATGAAAAAGACCTGGCTGAGGTTGATCCTACAGGACTCTGGTCTTGGAACACGGAGCTGCCAGCCTGGCTGCGTTCACTGAAGAAGCCGGTTGCCGTCTTCACGAGCCAGGACATTCAAGGGGTGAAGGTCTCCGAAGCGTGTCGGTCGGCGGGCCTGCGCGTTCCCGAGGACGTCGGCATTCTCGGCGTCGACGACGATGACTTGTTATGCGAGATGACGCGTCCCTCGATGTCGAGTGTGGCTCTTCCATCTGAGCGAATCGGTTATGAAGCAGCCTTCTTGCTCAGCAGGCTGATGAGTCGCCGGAAGCCATTGAACAGGGCAATGCTACTGCCCCCGCGTGAAGTCGTGGCCCGTCAATCGACAGATATTTTGTGTATGGAAGACCAGATCGTCGCAGCCGCGATTCGCTATATTCGAGACCACGTTCACCAACCGATTCGCGTAGCAAATGTCCTCAAAGTCATTCCTGTCTCAAGACGGTCGTTGGAAAGGCGATTCCTCACAACCCTCGGACGCGGGATCTCCCAGGAAATCCGCCGGGGACACGTCGAACGTGCAAAATCACTGCTTGTAGGGACCGAACTTCCCATGTCCGAGGTAGCCCGGCTTTCCGGATTCACCGAAGGGCGCCAGCTGTCGGTGGTATTTCGTCAGGAGACGGGACAAACACCAACGGCCTATCGACGACGCCACAACGGTTAA